In Triticum urartu cultivar G1812 chromosome 6, Tu2.1, whole genome shotgun sequence, the following proteins share a genomic window:
- the LOC125515869 gene encoding histone H4, whose protein sequence is MSGRGKGGKGLGKGGAKRHRKVLRDNIQGITKPAIRRLARRGGVKRISGLIYEETRGVLKIFLENVIRDAVTYTEHARRKTVTAMDVVYALKRQGRTLYGFGG, encoded by the coding sequence ATGTCTGGCCGCGGCAAGGGAGGGAAGGGGCTCGGCAAGGGCGGCGCCAAGCGCCACCGGAAGGTGCTCCGCGACAACATCCAGGGCATCACCAAGCCGGCCATCCGCCGTCTGGCGCGCAGGGGCGGCGTGAAGCGCATCTCGGGGCTCATCTACGAGGAGACCCGGGGCGTGCTCAAGATCTTCCTGGAGAACGTCATCCGCGACGCCGTCACCTACACCGAGCACGCCCGCCGCAAGACCGTCACCGCCATGGACGTCGTCTACGCCCTCAAGCGACAGGGACGCACCCTCTACGGATTCGGCGGCTAG